CGCGGCCACTGGACCTGTGATTTGACCGAATGAACCAACCGGAACTTCGTTACGTCTTCCGGCTTCAGGCTGGCCAGACCCGCGAGGTGCGGCGAACAGACGGGAATGAAGGATTCCTCCACCAGTCCCTCGACAAACAGACCGGGCCAGCGTCCGTCGCCGTGCCGGATTTCGACATCGACCAGATCACGGTTGAAGTCGGTCGGCTCGTTTGTGCCGTCAAGGCGCAAATCAATCTCGGGATGTTGATCGAGAAACGATTTCAGTCGCGGCAGCAGCCACTTGTTCGACACCGTCGGCGTTGCCCGGATGTTGAGAGTGGTTACGGTGCGGTGCCCACGTATCGTGTTGGTCGCGTCCGAAATTCTCTCGATCTGGTCTGTAATCATCTCGAAATAGCGCTCGCCTGCCTCCGTGAGCACGATTCCGCGGCCCATCTTGTTGACCAGCGTCACGCCGAGCTGCAGCTCCAGCGACTGGATCTGTTGCGTCACGGCAGAAGGTGTCACGCTCAGTTCGTCGGCAGCCTTGGAGATGCTGCACGATCGGGCGGCGGCGTGAAAAACGAGGATACTTCGGATCGGCAGCTGCAAGATGTCGTCCTCCGCAGCGGATAAGAGCCGTTTCCCGAGGCTCCGTCCATTTAGCACACCTAAATAAAATCACAATAATTCTAAATTGCCTCTAAGCAATGGCTTTCTTACGCTTTGATTACCATTCAGGCTCAGCAAAGTCTGAAACGGCGAACGGCCATCGCTTCTGGGAGGAGGCGCGGCGTTGAAAGGGAGAAATTGAAGCGGGGTAAAGGACTGGTCTCCAGCCGCTTCTCAAGGGAGGATGAAGTCCATGACACTGAAGAACACCACGATCGTGCTCGCCGCATCGGTCGCATCGCTGATGATGGCAGGCGCCACGCTCGCTGCTGACAAATGCTCCGCCTATCCGACTGCCAAGAGCGAAAAAGTCGAGTCCGCCGACCTCGAGAAAACCTTCGGCGCCGTGCCGAAACCGGACAAGGAGCTGCGCTTTGCCTATGTCACCAAGACTCTGATCAACGAGTTCTGGCAGGACGTCGCCGCCGGCGTGAAGGACGAGGCCGGCAAGTACAACATCAAGGTCGATGTACAGGCCGCCAAGGACGAGTCCTCGATGATCGAGCAGCTGAACCTGGCGCAAACGATGCTGTCCCAGAAGCCCGATGCGCTGCTGCTGTCGCCGCAGTCGGACTCCAACCTCGTGCCGGTCATCAAGGCCGCACGCGACGCCAATATTCCCACCATCATCATTGATGACGCCAGGACCGATGGCGCCAGCAGCTATATCGGCACGGACCAGGTCGCCATCGGCGGCAAGGCCGCCGACTATTTCGGCGAGCGCTTCAAGGACGGCGGTAAGGTCGCGCAGATCGAAGGCGCTGCCGGCTCGCCGAATGCCCGCGCCCGCATCAAGGGCTTTGAGGAAGGCCTGAAGAAGTATCCGAAACTTCAGCTCGTCGCCTCACAGCCGGGCAACTGGGATCGCCTCGTCGCGCTGAACGCCACGAGCAACATCCTCCGCCAGAATCCCGACCTCGTCGGCGTCTATGCCAACAATGACGGCATGGCACTCGGTGTTGTCGAAGCGGTCCGTAACGGCAGCTCGCTTGATAAGGTTGCGGTCGTTGGCACCGACGGTATCCGCGAAGCGAAGAAATCGGTCGGCGCAAAGGAAATGGCCGCGACAGTCGCCGAATTCCCCTTCGAGGAAGGGCAGCTCGGCGTGCAGGTGGCGCTCCGTCTCCTAGGTTGTCAGGAAATCCCGACCTGGGTTGTCTCTCCGCAGGCCGTCATCACCAGCGACAACGTTGCAAATTTCCCCGATCCTGTCGCCTCGAAATAAGGCATCATCCCACCAGGCGCGGTGCAAGCCGCGCCTGGTCCTGAAGGGTGTCGGGAGGATTGGATGTCCGCACTGCAACATACGGCCGCCGGTGAGGCGCGCCTTGCCAACCCGGCAGCACCACTGCTGGAGCTTTCCGGCATCGAGAAGCGCTATGGACTGAACCACGTCCTCAAGGGCGTCGGTCTGCGGCTCGAGGGTGGCGTCGTGCACGGCCTTCTGGGCGAAAACGGAGCAGGCAAATCGACGCTGATGAAGGTCGTATTCGGCCTTGTGCAGCCTGATTCCGGCACGATCACCCATGGTCGTCTCGGAGAGGTGAGGATTGCCGATCCCCGCCACGCGCTTTCGCTTGGCATCGGTCTTGTCAGCCAGGAACTCAATCTCGTTCCCCAGCTTGACGTCGCCCAGAACATGTTTCTCGGCGCAACGGGTGCGCTCGAGGTCATTCCCCGCAGCGAACTTCGTCGCCGCGCCTCGCATATCCTGTCGGAGCTCGCGCCACATATCGATGTCACCGCGCAGGTCGACAAGCTCGGCATGGCGGACCGGCAATTGGTCGAGATTGCGCGCACGCTCGCCAAGGGTGGAGAGATCATCGCCTTCGACGAACCGACCTCCAGCCTGACGCCGAATGAACGCGACAACCTCTTTTCGGTCATCCGCAGCCTGAAGGCCGCCGGCAAGGCCATCATCTATATCTCGCATCGCATGGACGAGATCCGCGCCATTTGCGACGCGATCACCATTCTGCGGGATGGCAAGGTGATCATTTGCGACGAGGTCGCGAAGTATGACGACCAGGCGATCAACGAGATGATCACCGGGCGGCAGCTCGGAACAGTCATGAAACAGGGGCACAACGCAGGAAGCGAGCCGGGCCGCACGCTGCTTGAACTCAAGAATGTCTCCACGCGACGCATCTCGGACGTTTCGCTGACGGTCCGCTCGGGCGAAATTCTGGGGCTCGCCGGTCTCGTCGGTTCCGGCCGGTCGGCAACACTGCGGGCAATATTCGGCATCGACCCCATGACCGCGGGCGAGATCTGCGTCGATGGAACGCGATCCAGCATCGCGAACTCCAGGGCCGCGATCGACTGTGGCATTTCATATATTCCCGAGGATCGTCGCGGACAGGCCATCGTCCCGATGATGAGCATCGAGGGCAATTTCGGCCTCGCCAACCAGCAGCGCTTCTCTCGTCTCGGCTTCATCGCCTCGGCCGCACGCAAGGCGTCGATCAGGCGCTACGTGAAGGATATGGGCATCAGGCCCGGCGACATTCGCACGCCGCTTGGCAACCTCTCAGGCGGCAACCAGCAGAAGGTCGTGATCGCCCGATGGCTGCAGACCGAAGCCAGGGTTCTGCTGTTCGACGAGCCGACGCGAGGCATCGATGTGGGCGCGAAGGCGGAAATCTACGCGCTGCTGCGCGAACTCGCCGCCAAGGGTGCGGCGATCATCGTGGTCTCTTCCGAACTTCCGGAAGTGCTGTTGCTGAGCGACAGGATCGCCGTGATGGGCAAGGGCCGCGTGCTCGCCATCGAGCCGAACAACGACGGCATGACGGAAGAGCATCTTCTGGAAAAGATGGCCGGGGAGAAGCAGAATGTCCAAGAGTGAAACCGTGGGTGCACCCGAGATGAAACAAGAAAAGCAACGGGAGGCCGCAAGCCTTGTGAAACGGGGCGAATTTGCCCGCAAGGCCAGCGTGCTGTCGGGCTGCGTTGCGCTCTTCATCGTTTTCTCGGCGCTGACCAGCAGCTTCTACCAGCCTGCCAATCTTCTCGATATCCTGCTGCAATCCTCCATCAATGCGGTCATCGCCGTCGGCATGACGCTGGTCATCATGACAAAGGGCATCGACCTGTCGGTGGGCTCCATCGTCGGCCTGTCCAGCATGGTCGCAGCCGACATGGCAAATCATGGCGTTGCAGCAGGCATTCTCGCAGGCCTGGCCGTCGGTCTCGTCTGCGGTTTCGTGAACGGCATCCTGATTGCGAAGCTGAAACTGCCGGATTTCATCGTGACGCTCGGCACGCTGAGCATTTTCCGCGGCGCCGCGCTGATCTACACCAACGGCCAGCCGATCTACGGCCTGCCGAACACCTTCCGTGACCTGTTTGCCGGCCAGTTGCTCGGCATTCCGACGCCAGTCGTGTTCGCCATCGCCATTGCCGGCATCGCCTATGTCATGGTCGCCTTCACCGGCCTTGGCGAGCGCATCATCGCGAGCGGTGGCAACGAAGAGGCGGCACGGCTCTCCGGCATCAATGTCGATACGGTCAAGGTCATCGTCTATGCATTGTCAGGGCTTCTCTCCAGCATTGCCGGCTTCATCCTGATTGCGCGCATCGGAGCCGCCGAACCCATCGGCGGCCAGGGCTTCGAGCTGCAAGCCATCGGATCGGCCGTCATCGGCGGGGCAAGCCTGTTTGGCGGCGTCGGCAACCCCTTCGGCTCGCTGATCGGCGCCGTCACGCTGGGTGCCCTTCAGAACGGCCTGACGCTGATGAACGTGCCCTCCTTCTGGCAATATGTCGCCTCGGGCTTCGTCGTCATCCTCGCAGTGCTGGCCGACCAGATCACAAGGCCTCGTCGATGAACGGTGCGAACGACACCTATATTGTCGATGCTCATCATCACTTTCAGGATATCGAAGCCTACGAATATCCGTGGCTGAGCCCGTCTCGGCCGCCGGCGCTGGAAGGCGATCTCTCGGCTATTCGCCGCAACTTCCTCCCGGGTGAATACCGGGAGATCGTCTCGCGCTGGCTCGTCCGCAAGTCCGTACACGTGCAGAACGGCTGGCGGGCCGATGACCCGGTTGGCGAGACGCGCTGGCTCTCGGCACTCATTGACCGACACGATCTGATCATGGCCATTGTCGGCTATGCAGATCTCTCCAGCCCGGACATCGCTGCAATCCTTGATGCCCACGGCACCTTCCCGCAATTTCGGGGCATCAGGCAGATCCTGAACTGGCATGAGAACCCCGCACTGCAGGTCGCTTCCCGTCCGGACCTCATGGAGCAGCCGGACTGGCGGCGCGGGTTTCAGGCGCTGGCGGAGCGCAACCTCTCCTTTGACCTTCAACTCTATTGGCCGCAAATGGAAATGGCGCTGGAAATGGCGCAGGACTTCCCGCAGACGCAGATCGTCCTCAACCATTTCGGCATGCCGATCGACCGCTCGCCCTCGGCGCTCCGGCATTGGTCGACCGCCATGGAACGGCTCTCGCTCGCCGAAAATGTCAGCGTCAAGCTTTCCGGCTTCGGACTCGGGTGTCCGCATTGGTCCAAGGCAGACACGATCTCGCTTCTTCAATCCGTCATCCGGATCTTCGGGCCAGAGCGCGTGATGTTCGGCACCAATCTGCCGGTCGATCTCCTCTTCTCGAAGCCCGGACGCCTGCTCGACACGTTCGAAGCCTCCATCCTGTTCCTCTCAGCCGAGCAGCGGAACCTCGTAAGGCACGGCAACGCCGAGCGGATATATAGATTCTAGTGATCTGGATGTCGGATGACATCGAAGAGACCGTGTCGCAGAATGGCGACGCTCACCAGCCCCACATCGTCGAGGCTTCAGGGGTCAGCGGTCACAATGAGCGGCCCCAACTCCGCAGTGAGCGCCCTGATCGCGCGGTCGTTGCCGTTGTCATGCGGAATACCGCGGTTGGTCAGAACGAGCCCGGAGTGCTCGCAGCCCGGCCATTCGATGATCCGTGTCTTCGGGCCGACATGCCGGATCAACGTGCCGCGGCGGCGCGCCATCCAGTAAAACCAGAGATCATCACCCGTCGGACAGAGACGCATGAAGCGGTCCTCCTCGAAAACCATGGGATCAAGCGAGCCGGGCGGATAGAGAACGCCGCCGACACCGGTTGCGAAAATGTCCGCCCCTTCCACCGCACCGCCAATGTTCTTCTCCCACGCCTCGTATGAGAGCAGCCGACCGTCATCGCCATGACGGACACGGTGGGCCCTGTGCGAGATGATCCGGCCCGGATGCCGTGTCGCGCAGTCGACCAACCCCTGCAGCCAGTCTTCCGGATAATAGACATCATCATCGCAGGTGACGATGAAGGCCTCCGGATTGTCGCGCAAAACGGGAATCAGTTTGGTGTAGGACCTGATGTTGCGGCTGTACGTTCGGATGACGAGGCCGTCCGCTTGCAGGCGCAGCACATCATCCGGGAGCTGCGTCTCGTCGCCTTCGGTGAGCGTGAGTATGATTTGGTCGGCTCTGACCGTCTGCTGTCTTATGGTCTGAAGGGCCAGAGGAAGCGTTTTGAAGCGGGCCGGATAGCTGGTCAGCGAAACGATCAGTGGCGCGGAAAGCCCGTGCGGTTGGCTGGTCGGATCGCGCCGCAGCACTTCACGGACCATTCGCCTGCTGCGGATACGGCGCTTGAACTCGATAAACCACTTTGGATCAGCCATGGGCATCCTACTCCGGCATCTGCCAGGCGCGCCGCAACCACTCGACGTCACCGATCCTTCGATACCAACGTCCACCCTTCCCGCTCAAAACGTCCTCCATCTTGGGGTACCCTGCAAAGCAGACGATGCGTGCGCCTTTCGGCAAGGTCGGCTCTTTGAAATAGCTCAGGAACAACCGGGGGACGCAATGGTTCTTGAAGCTCACGCACCACCCTTTGGGCCAATAGTTGAGATCGCCGTTGCGGGCGAGTTGCGCCGATTGGAAGCGTTGCGAAAGACCGTAATCCCGGACGGCCCCCTCCGGATCGGCAAGGTAAGCATCCAGAACATGACGATGGGCACCGATTTGGTAGCGGAAGACGGAGCTGTTGCCGACCGAGTTCAAGAAGGCCCGCCGCGCCGGGTTGAGCCAGCGCAGGGGCTTTGCCCTGAAGAGTTCGGCGTCACGGAGGATGCGGAACGTGCCCGGAATTGTGAAGAAGGGATCGAGATCTCCCACGACAACCTGATCGAGATCGAGGTAGAGCGCCGTGCCGGAAAGCCCGGCTAGGTTGTCGTTGAACAACGCCATCTTCCGCCAGCGTGTGTCGCAGTGGCCGTCTGCCAAATCCACAGCGGGCAAGGGCATTGCCTCGACTTCCTTGTCGAGACCGTGCGCGTCGTCGGTGAAGCAGATGAACCGGTGCGGTCGGGCCAGATGGCGTTTGACCCCGCGCCTCAGCCGGTTGACGAAGTGAGGCTCGTAAAGATCGCCCCATTTCATCGTCAGGATGAGAACAGGCGTTTCGTGGTCGCCCGATGCCATAAGCAGGGAGCTCACGTCTGGTCTCGCGGCTGGGGTTCGAGCCAGAGATTGCGCCCGTCGAAGCGAAGGCTCCCCGACAGTTCGGGCTCGATCTCCATAGCCAGCGGGTCGGCGAAATCATGGTTCCGTTGCGCAGTCCGGAGGTAGCGCACCATCTTTTCCCGTCGTTCGCTCCAGAGGTGGCGTTCCCGGTGCTCCTTGGGAGTTCTGATGCCCTTTTCCGACAGGACACGTCGGAAAGCTCTACGCAGCGCCCTGATCCGCTTGTAGTGCCCCGGAATGGCGACCTCTCCCGGATCTACGCCGGCCTCGTCAAGGATACGGAAAAACGCCTCCTCGTGCTCGATCCGTCGATTTGATGCACCAGGATGGCCTGGCAGGAACCAGGGTTTGATGGGCGTGCAGAAATGCAGGAACACGGGGTCGACCCATTCGTCGATGCCGAGCTCGAAGAAGGGCGGCTGATAGTTCCAGCGCGGGCTGAGTTCGGTCCACAGCCCATCCATCGCGTGATTGAGGAAGTCCTGGGACTTGATCCCGCGAACATCACGGTTCTGGTAGTAGCTCGACAGACGATGCCCAAGCGCCCCGTTGTCCCAGCGGGCGGGATCGATCAGCATCATGCCGGAGTTGAAATAGCGTCCGCCGGTAACGCCGAGACGGTCCAACCACTCCTCACGAGAGAGGCCGGTGCCGCGCGGGGCCTTGTCAATCGTCGCGGTGTCGCTGACCGCGCCGATTCCGTGGGGCAACTCGATATCCCAGATTGAGTGGTCGACCCGTTCGCACAATATGTCGACATCGAGGTAAAGCAGCCGGTCGTAGTCACGCAGCAGGGATGGCGCGTAATTGCGCAGAAACACCACCCTGGGCCACTTTTCCGAAACGGGCACATTGTCCGGTAAATCGAACCTGATTCTGTTGCGATGAACATGGATGTCGGAGGCGCCTGGAACGTCGATGGCTTCGGCTCCCTGGCCTTCGACGAACACATGGACGTCACAGCCCCATTGCCTTGAAAGCCTTCGGCCGAGCGCACCCGTGACCTTCACGAACCGAAGGTTGGTGATCAGATATATCGCATATTTCAAAACTTTTGCCGTTCTATCTTCCAAGTCCCGGACGCTTCCACCGGAGGGCTGGACGTCGCAGGGTTGCTTCGCCTGAAATACCTTTGATTCATATAGGTTTTGTTGCCCCCCCTTTCGCATCGGTCATATGGAAGTTGATGGCGTGCTCCTTGTTCAAAAGTCGCCACCCAGCGTGACAGCCGCTCCTTGAGAGGAGGCCATGGCATGAATGATCCGCTCGATCTCCAGTCCGGCGGCAAAATCCGGTCCGGCATTCATCCCGCCCGCAATGGCAACCAGCAGGTCGCGGGCTTCGATGACCTTTTGCTCGTTGAAACCGAAATTGTGTCCTGGCGCGGGGCAAAACGGCGCGAAATCCGGCTGATCGGGCCCGGTCAGATGACGTTTGAAGCCGGCCTCGCCCCTGCGGTGAACCCATAGTTCGTTCATGTTTTCTTGATCGAAGACAATGCTCCCTTCCGCCCCGTGAACTTCCCACTGCAGGCGGCATTTGCGCCCCCGCGCCACACGCGAGGTGGCGAAGGACCCGTGCGCGCCGCTTGCAAAACGCAGGAGCGCCATCGCGCTGTCCTCGTTTTCAACCTTGCGGGGGCCTTCGGGGCTTGGGCGTTCGGGAATGGCAATGTGAGTCATGGCCGTCAGTTCGGCGACCGGCCCCATCAGCGCGACCATGTGGCTGACCAGGTGGCAGCCGAGATCGCCCAAGGCGCCCAGGCCGCCAGCCGCGTGGGTCATCCTCCATGTCCAGGGAAGGTCTGGGTCCGCGCAATAGTCTTCGTCGTAAACGCCGCGAAACGCGTGCGGAATTCCGATCTCCCCCGCGGCAATCAGGCCGCGCGCCGACTGAAATGCCGGCGATCGCAGATAATTGTAACCGAGGATCGTGACCTGCCTCGGATGTTCGGCGGCCAGTGCTGCCATCGCACGCGCATCGTCCAGCGTCAGCGCCATCGGCTTTTCGAGCCACACATGCTTTCCGGCTGCAAGCGCCGCTTCAGCCATGGGACGATGCAAGCCGTTGGGTGCGGTGATGGAAACGACATCGACACATGGATCGCTGACGGCCGCCTGCCAATCCGAACTCGCGCGCGCAAAGCCGAACTGCGCGGCGAAGGCTTCAGCCTTGTCGACCGGCGTGTCGCACAGGATTTCGAGCCGGTGATGGGCGCCGCCGAACACCGCCGCCACATTCCGCCATGCCATCGCATGGCACTTGCCCATGAAGCCCGTGCCAATCAGCGCCACGCCCAGCGGGGCGTCCGGCATGGAGAAGGACTTTGCAGCACTTGCCTGTGCCTGCTTCGGCGGACGTGCATGCTGTCCGTGCGCTTGGGGTACCTGGATCATCATGACGTCCTTTTCACGGTATGACTGCCAATGGCTTCAGAAAACGTTGGGCATTCGAAAAAGATGCGCGCCGTACAGCTGGCGCACACGTTGCGATCGAGTTGGTCGGGCACGATCGCCGCAATCGCATCGTGTCGGTGGCTGAAGATATTCTCGTCCTTCAAGGCATCGACCACACCATACCGCCTCATCTTTTCCAGCAAGGGCACATAGCGAGAGGTCAAGTATAACCGCCCTCCCCGCGCTCGACGACGGCGGCCTTCCTCGATCAGCAATTCCGCTCCGGCAAGGTCCAGCTGCCCGATCCCGGTCAACTTGAGTACAAGATCCTTTTGACCGGGCCGTTCGCGTTCGATCCGCCTCAGCGTCTGACGCAGCTTCTCGACGACACCGAAATAAAGCGGGCCATTGAGCCTGCCGAACAGCAATTGCGGGCATTCCGGGCCGCCGTGGCGCACATTGTGGAAGGAATGGTTGGGGCGGTTCTGGTCCGGGACGGTCAGCTCGAGCTCGGCATTGATGGATTCGTTGAGAAACAGAGCGAGGCTCAGCAAGACCCCGGCAAAGACGGAGAATTCCAATCCGACGGTGAGCGCCGCGATGAAGGTGACGAGGAACGTGAACGCATCACGCCGGGATTGCTTCGCCAGCCGGTAGAAGTCGACGAAGCCGATCTGGCGCCAGGCAACCAGGATGATGACCGCCGCCATCGCCGGAATCGGTAATGCGCTGAACAATGGCGCGACGAGAAACAGGATCGCGATCAACGCGCAAGAGGCAAAGACCGCGGCCAGTGGCGTACGGGCACCTGCCTCGTGATTGACGGCGGTACGCGTCAGCGAACCCGCGCCGGCATAGGCTGAAAAGAACGGCCCAACCAGATTGGAAAGCCCCTGTCCGATGATCTCGCGATTGCCATTCAGGGTCTCGTCACGACGATGGGCATAGAGCCGAGCGACGGTCACCGACTGCATCAAGCCCACGATGGCGATGGCCAGCGCTGGCTGCGCAAGCGACATCGCGTCGGCCATCGAAACGCTGGGTACCGCAGGCGTCGGAAAGATCGAGGGGATCGCCCCGACTGTGCGCGTTCCCAACCCGAACCCCCAATTGACCGCACCGCCGATCCCCAGCGCCACGAGATAGCCCGGCAGACCGGGCGCGCAATATCTGAGGATCACAGCAGTGAAGAAGGTGACGCCGGCAACGATCATCGCCCCCGGCGCGGCATCCGGGAGAGACGAAGCCAGCTGTGAAAAGAAGACGTCGACGGCCCCCAGGTGTGGCATCGAGATGCCCAGAACATCACCGATCTGGCTCATTGCAATCAGGATCGCGGCTCCGGCACTGAACCCGTTGATGACGGGAGCAGACACAAAGGTCAGAAACCGGCCCAGGCGGGCCAGACCAATTGCGAGCTGGATTGCGCCCACCAGCAAGGTGAGGGCCAAGGCCGCGCCGATCCATTCGGCCGATCCGGCTGCATATCTCGGTGCAAGCGAGGCGAAAACCAGCGCCGACACCGCGGTTGTCGGCCCCGAAACCACGATCCGCGAAGAGCCGCACAATGCTGCCACCACCGGTGTGATCATTGCCGAATAGAGACCATAGGCCGGCGGCAGACCTGCAATCGACGCGAAGGCAATCGCCTGAGGCAGCACGATCGCCGCTCCGGTGACAGCGGCAAACAGGTCACTGCGCAGCGAGCCCGCGTCGACCATCTGCCGCCAGTTCACCGCGCTATGCAAGTTGATCATGCTCATTCTCGAATTCGTCCGCGGCAATGGAAGATGCGGGTGGCGATGTCATGGAAGGGCTGGCGCCCTCCTGCGTGACCCGAAGCAAGCGGGTCCGCTTTCGATTGTTCGACGCGACCGGAATGCGCGCGTATCCGTCTCTTTCAGGTCGGGCTAAGGACCTTTTTGGACTCCGGCAGAAGGTCAAGCCGATCATACGCCTCTCGCGGGGCATCATTGGCATGCATCTGGCGCATCATCTTTGTCACCATCGTCCGTTCCAGAGACGGATCGGCAAGCGGTCGCTCCTGACCGGGGTCTGCCACAAGATCATACAGGCGGGTCTCGTTCTCGATCAGGCAACCAGGGCCGTAGTTGTAGTACATCGGCGAACGCTCGGTGACCGGCACCTTCAGGAGGGGCACGTTCTTGGTCCAGTCAAATGGAGGCGCAAGCGTTGCTCCCTCCAGCTCCTGCGTTGAAAAGTGCGAGGTGATGTGAGTGGGCATCAAGGTGTACTGATTGATTTCCTGGCCGGCGATATCCGCGGGGAAGCGGTGATAGCTGTGGAAGCCGTCCGTCACATTGATGGCTCCGCCAAAATAACCGAAGATGACGGCCTCGCGCTCGCTGGCGCGCAGCAGCGACTGTCCCTGCATCTCGACCGGTGCCTCGACCCCCCAGAGATCAAGAAAGGTCGGGGCCAGATCCGTCGATTGGGTCAGGCGGTCCACGCGACGGGCGCCTGGATCGCGCGGATCGTGCAAGATGAGAGGAATATGCGCGATTTCCTCATACATGTTCATCCTGTTCTTGGCCCAGAAATCATGTTCTCCCAACAGGAAGCCATGATCGGTGGTGACGACGAGCGCCGTGTCCTTCCACATGTCGTGGGCATCGAACTCGTCGAGCAGTCGGCCCAGCAGCGCGTCGCATAGTGCCACGACCGCATAATAGTTTGCACGCAGCTCGTCTGCTTCTTCCGGCAGATCCTCAACCCGGCCATAGCGCGGCCAATCGAGAACGCCTTCCTTCCAGCCGGTGTCGAAGGGCTCCTTGAACCGATCGGGTGCATAGAAGGGTTCGTGCGGATCGAAGGTCTCGATCTGCAGCAGCCAGTCATCCGCATCGCGGTTGGCATCGAGAAACTCGAAGCCCGCCTGGAAGCATTGGACCGAGGGGAAATCCTTCTCTTCGCGGATATACTCGCGATTGATCAGATGGGCCTTGTGCTTCGGCACGTTGTCGATGAATTCGAGCTGACTGGCATGGTATTTCTCACGCAAGCGCTCCCACGGCGGTTGCACCAGGGCCTTCCACGGATCGCTTTCCTGACCACGAATGAATTCGAACGTGTTGTAGCGGTTGTGATAGGTGGCCCCGCCATCCTCCCAATAATGATAGTGGTCCGTCACCAGATGGCTGTGGACGCCTTTGGCCTTCAGCAATTCGGGGAATGCGTTGTCGAAGGGTTCGAGGGGTCCCCACGACCGATGAAGGAAACTCAAATGTCCGGTCAGCATGTCACGCCGGGCCGGCATGCAGGGAAGCGAGCCGACATAGTGCTTTTCAAAGACCTGCGCGCGCGCCGCCAGGCGATCGAAGTTCGGCGTGGGCACCCGGCTTCCGCCGTAGCATCCCAGCATGTGGCGGTTCAGGCTGTCGAACAGAACGAATACTGACTTCATGATCTAAACCGTTACCGCGCGGCCGATGATGGCGTCAGACACCATAAATCTGATTTCCCGATGAACCGCCTGGCCTCCCAACGGCGACCATTGAAACAAGTCGATTTTTGCAAACTCCGTGCGCACGCGTCGTCCTCCCTGATATCTGCAGGCGGACCTTGTCACCCGGTAAGGTATATGTAAAATTGCTTTAGATCGCGATTTTCATAACTTTTTGGAATGCCTATGGATCGGCAACTCGTAGCGTTCATGACCGTCGCCAGGCTGGGCAACCTCACCTTGGCCGCGCAGCGTCTCAACATCACGCAACCTGCGCTGACCAAGCGGCTTGTGACCTTGGAAGAACGCCTCGGCGTGAACCTGTTCGACCGCAAACCACGCGGTATGGAACTAACCGCAGCGGGAAGAATCTACCTGCGGCATGCCAGTCGCATCGA
Above is a window of Rhizobium sp. NRK18 DNA encoding:
- a CDS encoding Gfo/Idh/MocA family protein; translation: MPDAPLGVALIGTGFMGKCHAMAWRNVAAVFGGAHHRLEILCDTPVDKAEAFAAQFGFARASSDWQAAVSDPCVDVVSITAPNGLHRPMAEAALAAGKHVWLEKPMALTLDDARAMAALAAEHPRQVTILGYNYLRSPAFQSARGLIAAGEIGIPHAFRGVYDEDYCADPDLPWTWRMTHAAGGLGALGDLGCHLVSHMVALMGPVAELTAMTHIAIPERPSPEGPRKVENEDSAMALLRFASGAHGSFATSRVARGRKCRLQWEVHGAEGSIVFDQENMNELWVHRRGEAGFKRHLTGPDQPDFAPFCPAPGHNFGFNEQKVIEARDLLVAIAGGMNAGPDFAAGLEIERIIHAMASSQGAAVTLGGDF
- a CDS encoding glycosyltransferase family 8 protein, yielding MEDRTAKVLKYAIYLITNLRFVKVTGALGRRLSRQWGCDVHVFVEGQGAEAIDVPGASDIHVHRNRIRFDLPDNVPVSEKWPRVVFLRNYAPSLLRDYDRLLYLDVDILCERVDHSIWDIELPHGIGAVSDTATIDKAPRGTGLSREEWLDRLGVTGGRYFNSGMMLIDPARWDNGALGHRLSSYYQNRDVRGIKSQDFLNHAMDGLWTELSPRWNYQPPFFELGIDEWVDPVFLHFCTPIKPWFLPGHPGASNRRIEHEEAFFRILDEAGVDPGEVAIPGHYKRIRALRRAFRRVLSEKGIRTPKEHRERHLWSERREKMVRYLRTAQRNHDFADPLAMEIEPELSGSLRFDGRNLWLEPQPRDQT
- a CDS encoding SulP family inorganic anion transporter, whose product is MSMINLHSAVNWRQMVDAGSLRSDLFAAVTGAAIVLPQAIAFASIAGLPPAYGLYSAMITPVVAALCGSSRIVVSGPTTAVSALVFASLAPRYAAGSAEWIGAALALTLLVGAIQLAIGLARLGRFLTFVSAPVINGFSAGAAILIAMSQIGDVLGISMPHLGAVDVFFSQLASSLPDAAPGAMIVAGVTFFTAVILRYCAPGLPGYLVALGIGGAVNWGFGLGTRTVGAIPSIFPTPAVPSVSMADAMSLAQPALAIAIVGLMQSVTVARLYAHRRDETLNGNREIIGQGLSNLVGPFFSAYAGAGSLTRTAVNHEAGARTPLAAVFASCALIAILFLVAPLFSALPIPAMAAVIILVAWRQIGFVDFYRLAKQSRRDAFTFLVTFIAALTVGLEFSVFAGVLLSLALFLNESINAELELTVPDQNRPNHSFHNVRHGGPECPQLLFGRLNGPLYFGVVEKLRQTLRRIERERPGQKDLVLKLTGIGQLDLAGAELLIEEGRRRRARGGRLYLTSRYVPLLEKMRRYGVVDALKDENIFSHRHDAIAAIVPDQLDRNVCASCTARIFFECPTFSEAIGSHTVKRTS
- a CDS encoding sulfatase — translated: MKSVFVLFDSLNRHMLGCYGGSRVPTPNFDRLAARAQVFEKHYVGSLPCMPARRDMLTGHLSFLHRSWGPLEPFDNAFPELLKAKGVHSHLVTDHYHYWEDGGATYHNRYNTFEFIRGQESDPWKALVQPPWERLREKYHASQLEFIDNVPKHKAHLINREYIREEKDFPSVQCFQAGFEFLDANRDADDWLLQIETFDPHEPFYAPDRFKEPFDTGWKEGVLDWPRYGRVEDLPEEADELRANYYAVVALCDALLGRLLDEFDAHDMWKDTALVVTTDHGFLLGEHDFWAKNRMNMYEEIAHIPLILHDPRDPGARRVDRLTQSTDLAPTFLDLWGVEAPVEMQGQSLLRASEREAVIFGYFGGAINVTDGFHSYHRFPADIAGQEINQYTLMPTHITSHFSTQELEGATLAPPFDWTKNVPLLKVPVTERSPMYYNYGPGCLIENETRLYDLVADPGQERPLADPSLERTMVTKMMRQMHANDAPREAYDRLDLLPESKKVLSPT